From Sphingomonas hengshuiensis, one genomic window encodes:
- a CDS encoding HD-GYP domain-containing protein, with amino-acid sequence MLKRISPAEVTLGMYVHSLQGGWLTHNFWRPRFLVRHPEQIAALRQSGVSTIVIDLERSRPARARAGGRRSAATVQALPRAAQRIEADRRFANEVATEARRVMKTVFDGARQGELASPADMEVVLQSIAEALDRNRPMLFDVLRLRGRDEYTYYHSVTVGALMVNFAQELRLEDSQIRLMGLAGLLHDIGKMQVSPEILNKPGKLDDAEFEEIRAHPARGHAMLERMADVPAEALEVCLHHHEKIDGTGYPFGLAGDAIGLAARMGAICDVYDALTSARAYKAASSPVAAITMMAQWKGHFDPALLFAFMKSVRVFPVGLLLRLHSGHLAVVRDNGRRVSRARLTCFYDIAAGRLVTPRDVYLADVVGEDIIAGRASPREHGLPNWPGLRDLLLAGRDPTSVAGKA; translated from the coding sequence ATGCTCAAGCGCATCTCTCCCGCCGAAGTGACGCTCGGCATGTATGTCCACTCGCTCCAGGGCGGCTGGCTGACGCATAATTTCTGGCGCCCGCGCTTCCTGGTGCGCCATCCCGAACAGATCGCGGCGCTGCGCCAGAGCGGCGTTTCCACGATCGTCATCGATCTCGAACGCAGCCGCCCGGCGCGCGCCAGGGCCGGGGGGCGGCGTTCGGCGGCGACGGTGCAGGCGCTGCCCCGCGCGGCGCAGCGCATCGAGGCCGATCGCCGCTTTGCCAACGAGGTCGCGACCGAAGCGCGGCGCGTGATGAAGACCGTGTTCGACGGCGCCCGCCAGGGCGAGCTGGCGTCCCCGGCGGATATGGAGGTGGTGCTCCAGTCGATCGCCGAGGCGCTGGACCGCAACCGGCCTATGCTGTTCGACGTGCTGCGGCTGCGGGGGCGCGACGAATATACCTATTATCATTCGGTCACCGTCGGTGCGCTGATGGTCAATTTCGCGCAGGAACTGCGGCTGGAAGACTCGCAGATCCGCCTGATGGGGCTGGCAGGGCTGCTCCACGACATCGGCAAGATGCAGGTGTCGCCCGAGATATTGAACAAGCCCGGCAAGCTCGACGATGCCGAATTCGAGGAGATTCGCGCGCATCCGGCGCGGGGGCACGCGATGCTGGAGCGGATGGCGGATGTTCCTGCCGAGGCGCTGGAGGTATGCCTGCACCATCATGAGAAGATCGACGGCACCGGCTATCCCTTTGGCCTGGCGGGCGACGCGATCGGGCTTGCGGCGCGGATGGGCGCCATTTGCGACGTGTATGACGCGCTGACCTCGGCGCGGGCCTATAAGGCCGCGTCCTCCCCGGTGGCGGCGATCACGATGATGGCGCAGTGGAAGGGGCATTTCGACCCGGCGCTGCTGTTCGCGTTCATGAAGAGCGTGCGGGTATTTCCGGTGGGGCTGCTGCTCCGGCTCCATTCGGGGCACCTCGCCGTGGTGCGCGACAATGGCAGGCGCGTCAGCCGGGCGCGGCTGACCTGCTTCTACGACATCGCCGCCGGGCGGCTGGTTACGCCGCGCGACGTGTATCTCGCCGATGTGGTGGGGGAGGATATTATCGCCGGGCGCGCCAGCCCTCGCGAGCATGGTCTCCCCAACTGGCCGGGGCTGCGCGACCTGCTGCTCGCCGGGCGCGACCCGACCAGCGTGGCGGGCAAGGCCTGA
- the rpsA gene encoding 30S ribosomal protein S1, whose translation MATTANPSRDDFAALLEQTLGAADSFEGRVVIGTVTGIENDLAVIDVGLKSEGRVPLREFAAPGQKADLKVGDEVEVYVDRVENANGEAMLSRDRARREAAWDKLETEFAKSARVEGVIFGRVKGGFTVDLSGAVAFLPGSQVDIRPVRDVTPLMDIPQPFQILKMDRKRGNIVVSRRAVLEETRAEQRSGLIQSLAEGQVIDGVVKNITDYGAFVDLGGIDGLLHVTDLSYKRVNHPSEVLNIGDTVKVQIIRINRDTQRISLGMKQLESDPWDGAAAKYPLGAKLSGRVTNITEYGAFVELEAGIEGLVHVSEMSWTKKNVHPGKIVSTSQEVEVVVLEVDQEKRRISLGLKQAQANPWERFAEEHPVGSTVEGEVKNATEFGLFIGLDNDVDGMVHMSDIAWGISGEDALNLHRKGETVQAVVLAIEPDKERISLGMKQLERGGPSAAAAAGGATGGDRVNKNAVVTVTVLEVRDAGLEVQVGDDGATGFIKRTDLGRDRDEQRPERFQVGQKFDAMVTGFDRSKKPTFSVKAMQIAEEKQAVQQYGSSDSGASLGDILGEALKARNEKN comes from the coding sequence ATGGCCACTACGGCAAACCCCAGCCGCGACGATTTCGCGGCGCTCCTCGAACAAACCCTCGGTGCGGCGGACAGCTTTGAAGGCCGTGTCGTCATCGGCACCGTCACCGGCATCGAAAACGACCTCGCGGTCATCGACGTCGGCCTGAAGTCCGAAGGCCGCGTGCCGCTGCGCGAATTCGCAGCGCCGGGCCAGAAGGCGGACCTGAAGGTTGGCGACGAAGTCGAAGTCTATGTCGACCGCGTCGAGAATGCGAACGGCGAAGCGATGCTCAGCCGCGACCGCGCCCGCCGCGAAGCCGCCTGGGACAAGCTGGAAACCGAATTCGCCAAGTCGGCGCGCGTCGAAGGCGTCATCTTCGGCCGCGTCAAGGGCGGCTTCACGGTCGACCTGTCGGGCGCCGTGGCGTTCCTTCCCGGTTCGCAGGTCGATATCCGCCCCGTGCGCGACGTCACCCCGCTGATGGACATCCCCCAGCCCTTCCAGATCCTCAAGATGGACCGCAAGCGCGGCAACATCGTCGTGTCGCGTCGCGCGGTGCTCGAGGAAACCCGCGCCGAGCAGCGTTCGGGCCTGATCCAGAGCCTGGCCGAGGGCCAGGTGATCGACGGCGTCGTCAAGAACATCACCGATTACGGTGCGTTCGTCGACCTGGGCGGCATCGACGGCCTGCTCCACGTCACCGACCTGAGCTACAAGCGCGTCAACCACCCGAGCGAAGTGCTGAACATCGGCGACACGGTGAAGGTGCAGATCATCCGCATCAACCGCGACACGCAGCGCATCTCGCTGGGCATGAAGCAGCTTGAGAGCGATCCGTGGGATGGCGCCGCCGCCAAGTATCCGCTGGGCGCCAAGCTGTCGGGCCGCGTGACCAACATCACCGAATATGGTGCATTCGTCGAACTGGAAGCCGGCATCGAAGGCCTGGTCCATGTCAGCGAAATGAGCTGGACCAAGAAGAACGTCCATCCGGGCAAGATCGTCTCGACCTCGCAGGAAGTCGAAGTCGTCGTGCTCGAAGTCGATCAGGAAAAGCGCCGCATCAGCCTCGGCCTCAAGCAGGCACAGGCCAATCCGTGGGAGCGCTTCGCCGAAGAGCATCCGGTGGGTTCGACGGTCGAAGGCGAAGTCAAGAACGCGACCGAATTCGGCCTGTTCATCGGCCTCGACAACGACGTCGACGGCATGGTCCACATGTCCGACATCGCCTGGGGCATCTCGGGCGAGGACGCGCTCAACCTGCATCGCAAGGGCGAGACCGTTCAGGCCGTCGTGCTCGCGATCGAGCCGGACAAGGAGCGTATCTCGCTCGGCATGAAGCAGCTTGAGCGTGGTGGCCCCTCGGCCGCTGCCGCTGCCGGCGGCGCCACGGGCGGCGATCGCGTCAACAAGAACGCCGTCGTTACGGTCACCGTCCTCGAAGTCCGCGACGCGGGCCTCGAAGTGCAGGTCGGCGACGATGGCGCGACGGGCTTCATCAAGCGCACCGACCTTGGCCGCGACCGCGACGAACAGCGTCCGGAGCGTTTCCAGGTGGGCCAGAAGTTCGACGCGATGGTCACCGGCTTCGATCGTTCGAAGAAGCCGACCTTCTCGGTCAAGGCGATGCAGATCGCCGAAGAGAAGCAGGCCGTTCAGCAGTACGGCTCGTCCGACTCGGGTGCGTCGCTCGGCGACATCCTCGGCGAGGCGCTGAAGGCCCGCAACGAAAAGAACTGA
- a CDS encoding integration host factor subunit beta produces MIRSELVQMLVQENPGLSIREVEKIVSVFFDEIVGRLTSDGRVELRGFGAFSTRARDGRVGRNPRTGETVEVEAKRVPYFKPGKEMRVRLNV; encoded by the coding sequence ATGATCCGTTCGGAACTGGTTCAAATGTTGGTGCAGGAAAATCCTGGGCTGTCGATCCGTGAGGTCGAAAAGATCGTGTCGGTGTTCTTCGACGAAATCGTCGGGCGCCTGACGAGCGATGGTCGCGTCGAGCTTCGCGGCTTCGGCGCATTCTCCACCCGCGCACGCGACGGCCGCGTCGGCCGCAACCCGCGCACCGGCGAAACCGTCGAAGTGGAGGCCAAGCGCGTGCCCTATTTCAAGCCGGGCAAGGAAATGCGCGTCCGCCTCAACGTGTGA
- a CDS encoding transposase codes for MRRAISGLLLTHYARPHTKFLTLPARARQKDVDARWTLKFAKARPTADGKPQPDIAIPSFGYKSSISICRTFGFIRKGQVTDGARYDGRMLRDVVTSDNTASDVWADTAYRSQSNERWLKAQGRVSRIHRRKPKGRPMPAHVRRGNATKSKIRARVEHVFAHQKAVMGLFIRTIGIERAKAKITLANLAFNIHRLIFHERRAAMG; via the coding sequence TTGCGTCGGGCCATATCGGGTCTCCTTCTTACCCACTATGCCCGCCCGCACACGAAATTCCTGACACTGCCCGCCAGGGCGCGCCAGAAGGATGTCGATGCCCGCTGGACGCTTAAATTCGCCAAGGCGCGACCGACCGCCGATGGCAAGCCGCAGCCGGATATCGCAATCCCAAGCTTCGGGTATAAAAGCAGCATCTCGATATGCCGGACCTTCGGCTTCATTCGTAAGGGCCAGGTCACCGATGGCGCGCGCTACGACGGGCGCATGCTGCGCGACGTGGTGACCAGCGACAACACCGCATCGGATGTCTGGGCCGATACCGCCTATCGCAGCCAGAGCAATGAGCGTTGGCTGAAGGCCCAGGGCCGCGTCAGCCGCATCCACCGCAGAAAGCCCAAGGGCAGGCCGATGCCCGCCCATGTCCGCCGCGGCAACGCCACCAAGTCGAAGATCCGGGCCCGCGTCGAGCATGTGTTCGCGCATCAGAAGGCCGTCATGGGCCTGTTCATCCGCACCATCGGCATCGAACGGGCCAAGGCCAAGATCACGCTCGCCAACCTGGCCTTCAACATCCACCGCCTGATCTTCCACGAGCGACGCGCCGCCATGGGATAA
- a CDS encoding IS256 family transposase — translation MARRKEPTIPDEVLDQLLAGGDAAAALQHGGLLDALKKALAERALNAEMDHHLAGEDGAGNTRNGYGRKTVITDTGSLSIAVPRDRQSSFDPQLIAKYQRRFPGFDEKIVSMYARGMSTREIAGHLQELYGIDASPDLISTVTDAVLDEVASWQQRPLDPVYPLVFFDAIRVKIRDEGMVRNKAIHIALGVRADGAKEVLGLWLEQNEGAKFWLRVMNELRNRGTEDILLAVVDGLKGFPEAITAVFPDAVVQTCIVHLLRNSMDFVSWKDRKGLATALKEIYRAPSAEAAEQALTAFEAGPWGTRYPAIGQSWRRAWAEVIPFFAFPDEVRRIVYTTNAIEALNSKLRRAVRARGHFPSDEAATKLLYLILNRSEKEWKMPPREWSMAKAQFAVIFGERFIRAMAA, via the coding sequence ATGGCCCGACGCAAAGAACCAACGATACCAGATGAAGTGCTGGACCAATTGCTGGCCGGCGGGGATGCGGCAGCGGCGCTGCAACACGGCGGCTTGCTGGATGCGCTGAAGAAGGCGCTGGCCGAGCGCGCGTTGAACGCGGAGATGGATCACCACCTCGCCGGCGAGGACGGTGCCGGCAACACGCGCAACGGCTATGGCCGCAAGACCGTGATAACCGACACCGGCAGCCTTTCGATTGCGGTGCCGCGCGACCGTCAGTCGAGCTTCGATCCGCAGTTGATCGCCAAGTACCAGCGCCGGTTTCCCGGCTTCGATGAGAAGATCGTGTCGATGTATGCGCGGGGCATGAGCACGCGGGAAATCGCCGGCCATCTCCAGGAGTTGTACGGCATCGACGCTTCGCCGGACCTGATCAGCACGGTGACCGACGCGGTGCTCGACGAGGTCGCCAGCTGGCAGCAGCGGCCGCTGGATCCGGTCTATCCGCTTGTCTTTTTCGACGCGATCCGGGTGAAGATCCGCGATGAAGGCATGGTGCGCAACAAGGCGATCCACATCGCGCTGGGCGTCCGCGCCGATGGCGCGAAGGAAGTGCTCGGCCTGTGGCTGGAGCAGAATGAAGGTGCCAAATTCTGGCTGCGGGTGATGAACGAGCTCAGGAACCGCGGCACCGAAGATATCCTGCTGGCCGTGGTCGATGGGCTGAAAGGCTTTCCCGAGGCGATCACCGCCGTATTCCCCGACGCGGTCGTGCAGACGTGCATCGTCCATCTGCTGCGAAACTCGATGGATTTCGTCTCCTGGAAGGACCGCAAGGGCCTGGCGACGGCGCTCAAGGAAATCTACCGCGCCCCCAGCGCCGAGGCCGCCGAACAGGCGCTGACGGCGTTCGAGGCAGGGCCTTGGGGCACCCGCTATCCCGCCATCGGCCAAAGCTGGCGGCGCGCATGGGCCGAGGTGATCCCATTCTTCGCCTTCCCCGACGAGGTCCGCCGGATCGTCTATACGACCAATGCGATCGAGGCCTTGAACTCGAAGCTGAGACGGGCCGTCCGCGCCAGGGGGCACTTCCCCAGCGACGAGGCCGCCACCAAGCTGCTCTACCTGATCTTGAACCGGTCGGAAAAAGAGTGGAAAATGCCACCACGGGAATGGTCCATGGCCAAGGCACAGTTCGCCGTTATCTTCGGTGAGCGGTTCATCAGAGCCATGGCGGCATAA
- the cmk gene encoding (d)CMP kinase, producing MIIAVDGPAASGKGTIARALARHYGLPHLDTGLLYRAVAATVLREELDPSSEADAVSSCSFEDYLLDDPWLRTDDVGKAASIVSAHPLVRLALLQRQKKFAHQPGGAVLDGRDIGTVIAPDAEVKLFVKATPMIRAQRRHLELRKAGLHTSLDKVLADIRARDDRDSRRSEAPMVQAPDAALLDTSFLSIDAATQRAIALVEAKVQRRGAAG from the coding sequence ATGATCATCGCCGTCGACGGACCCGCCGCATCGGGCAAGGGCACTATCGCGCGTGCCCTGGCGCGCCATTATGGCCTGCCGCACCTCGATACCGGGCTGTTGTACCGGGCGGTCGCCGCCACGGTGCTGCGCGAGGAGCTGGACCCTTCGAGCGAAGCCGATGCGGTGTCGTCGTGCAGCTTCGAGGATTATCTGCTCGACGATCCGTGGCTGCGCACCGACGATGTCGGCAAGGCGGCGTCGATCGTCTCGGCGCATCCGCTGGTCCGGCTCGCGCTGCTCCAGCGGCAGAAGAAATTCGCGCACCAGCCCGGCGGCGCCGTGCTCGACGGGCGCGACATCGGCACGGTGATCGCGCCCGACGCCGAGGTGAAGCTGTTCGTCAAGGCGACGCCGATGATCCGCGCCCAGCGCCGCCACCTCGAACTGCGCAAGGCCGGGCTCCACACCAGCCTCGACAAGGTGCTGGCCGATATCCGCGCGCGCGACGATCGCGATTCGCGCCGGTCGGAGGCGCCGATGGTCCAGGCGCCCGATGCCGCCTTGCTCGACACCAGCTTCCTGTCGATCGACGCCGCGACTCAGCGCGCGATCGCACTGGTCGAGGCAAAGGTGCAGCGGCGCGGCGCCGCCGGCTGA
- the aroA gene encoding 3-phosphoshikimate 1-carboxyvinyltransferase: protein MTHANPRPLTLSARGPLRGAIAVPGDKSISHRAIMFSALAVGESRIEGLLEGEDVLATAAAMRAMGASVERGDDGVWRVHGVGVGGLLQPEGALDMGNSGTSTRLLMGLVAAHAITVTFTGDASLSSRPMGRVIEPLSTMGAEITASPGGRLPLMVRGRTPAIPIAYTLPVASAQVKSAVLLAGLNTPGITRVIEPVPTRDHSERMLRGFGAELTVEDSPEGKVISITGEAELQPQDIVVPGDPSSAGFWMVAASIVPDSDVTIRNVCMNPTRTGLLTALRMMGADITELARREVGGEDVADLRVRHAPLRAITVPPELAPSMIDEYPILFVAAALAEGTTVARGAHELRVKESDRIATMAAALSAAGVVLEEHDDGLSITGTGGAPLPGGARIASKLDHRIAMSMAVAGLVAASPVTIDDVSPVATSYPDFFATLDALSE, encoded by the coding sequence ATGACGCATGCCAACCCTCGCCCTCTCACCCTGTCCGCGCGCGGTCCGCTGCGCGGCGCCATCGCCGTTCCCGGCGACAAATCGATCAGCCATCGCGCGATCATGTTTTCGGCGCTCGCGGTCGGCGAAAGCCGGATCGAGGGGCTGCTGGAGGGGGAGGACGTGCTCGCCACTGCCGCCGCGATGCGCGCGATGGGGGCCAGCGTCGAGCGCGGCGACGACGGGGTGTGGCGCGTCCACGGCGTCGGCGTCGGCGGGCTGCTCCAGCCCGAGGGCGCGCTCGACATGGGCAATTCGGGCACCTCGACTCGGCTGCTGATGGGGCTGGTCGCGGCGCATGCGATCACCGTCACCTTCACCGGCGACGCCTCGCTCTCCAGCCGCCCGATGGGCCGCGTGATCGAGCCGCTGTCGACGATGGGGGCAGAGATCACCGCCAGCCCCGGCGGGCGGCTGCCGCTGATGGTGCGCGGACGCACGCCGGCGATCCCGATCGCGTACACGCTTCCCGTGGCCTCGGCGCAGGTCAAGTCGGCGGTGCTGCTCGCCGGGCTCAACACCCCGGGCATCACCCGCGTGATCGAGCCGGTGCCGACCCGCGACCATAGCGAGCGGATGCTGCGCGGCTTCGGCGCCGAACTGACCGTCGAGGACAGCCCCGAGGGCAAGGTCATCTCGATCACCGGCGAGGCCGAGTTGCAGCCGCAGGACATCGTCGTCCCCGGCGACCCCTCTTCGGCGGGGTTCTGGATGGTCGCGGCGTCGATCGTGCCGGACTCGGACGTGACGATCCGCAATGTCTGCATGAACCCGACGCGCACCGGCCTTCTCACTGCCCTGCGGATGATGGGCGCCGACATCACCGAGCTGGCGCGCCGCGAAGTGGGCGGCGAGGATGTCGCCGATCTGCGCGTCCGCCACGCGCCGCTGCGCGCGATCACCGTGCCCCCCGAACTCGCGCCGAGTATGATCGACGAATATCCGATCCTGTTCGTCGCCGCCGCGCTGGCCGAGGGCACGACGGTTGCGCGCGGCGCGCACGAGCTGCGGGTGAAGGAATCGGATCGCATCGCGACGATGGCGGCGGCGCTGTCGGCGGCGGGCGTGGTGCTGGAGGAGCATGACGACGGGCTGTCGATCACCGGCACCGGCGGCGCGCCCCTGCCCGGCGGCGCTCGGATCGCCTCGAAACTCGACCATCGCATCGCGATGAGCATGGCGGTGGCTGGACTCGTGGCGGCGTCGCCGGTCACGATCGACGATGTGAGCCCCGTTGCGACCAGCTATCCCGATTTCTTCGCCACCCTTGACGCGCTCAGCGAGTAA
- a CDS encoding transposase, protein MSTKPLTTTQFFRQFPDDEACLSHLFNVRFGQGLSCPSCGCPSNWYRIKTERRFLRKFGADRESHLRDVDQD, encoded by the coding sequence GTGAGCACGAAGCCCCTCACCACGACGCAGTTCTTCCGGCAGTTTCCGGATGACGAAGCCTGCCTATCGCACCTGTTCAATGTCCGTTTCGGGCAGGGCCTCTCCTGCCCCTCGTGCGGGTGTCCGTCGAATTGGTATCGTATCAAGACCGAGCGGCGTTTTCTCCGGAAGTTTGGGGCTGATCGTGAAAGCCATTTGCGTGATGTCGATCAGGACTAG
- a CDS encoding ABC transporter substrate-binding protein — MIRPALPLLCSLALIAGGCGPQGQRKDDAPVIVSAIGAAAKPADPSKGTLDFPQRVLLGATAQGLVRFDAGGQIEPGLAERWIVIDEGRSYIFRLRAATWPDGAPVTATQVVAVLRRAAAPGSRNPLAPFLAVIDEIVEMTPQVIEVRLKRPRPDLLKLFAQPELAVFRTGGTAGSGPLRAQAGTRSTLLRPIPDPMQPESAPAPEETVRLFGERASLAIARFQARQSDLVLGGSFVDWPLLAIAGIARDTIQVDPATGLFGLEVVRREGFLADPADRAAVAMAIDRTALTQAVMPDWTPVENVLPAQLDSAVPPAVPSWQPLSLDARRAAARQRVAAWKAEHPGPLALRIALPAGPGGNLVWAHVAAGLITIGIAPERVAHDAPADLRLIDAVAPYDSGRWFLATACGGCTGDAATLVDAARDAPDLYNRAHRIAEADAALTADSGYIPIAQPLRWSIVALRLKAWQRNTRAWHPLNHLRNETE; from the coding sequence ATGATCCGCCCCGCCCTTCCCTTGCTGTGCAGCCTCGCGCTGATCGCGGGCGGGTGCGGCCCGCAGGGTCAGCGCAAGGACGACGCCCCCGTCATCGTCAGCGCGATCGGCGCCGCGGCAAAGCCCGCCGACCCGAGCAAGGGCACGCTCGACTTCCCCCAGCGCGTGCTGCTCGGCGCCACCGCGCAGGGCCTCGTCCGCTTCGACGCCGGCGGCCAGATCGAGCCCGGGCTGGCCGAGCGCTGGATCGTGATCGACGAGGGCCGCAGCTACATCTTCCGCCTGCGCGCCGCGACCTGGCCCGATGGCGCGCCCGTCACCGCGACTCAGGTCGTCGCGGTGCTCCGCCGCGCCGCGGCGCCGGGCAGCCGCAACCCGCTTGCCCCGTTCCTCGCGGTGATCGACGAGATCGTCGAGATGACCCCGCAGGTCATCGAAGTCCGGCTCAAACGCCCGCGCCCCGACCTGCTCAAGCTGTTCGCCCAGCCCGAACTGGCGGTGTTCCGCACCGGCGGCACCGCGGGCAGCGGCCCGCTGCGCGCGCAGGCCGGCACGCGCAGCACGCTGCTCCGCCCGATCCCCGATCCGATGCAGCCCGAATCGGCGCCCGCGCCCGAGGAGACCGTCCGGCTGTTCGGCGAACGCGCATCGCTGGCGATTGCGCGGTTCCAGGCGCGGCAATCGGATCTGGTGCTGGGCGGCAGCTTCGTCGACTGGCCGCTCCTCGCCATCGCCGGAATCGCGCGCGACACTATCCAGGTCGATCCGGCCACCGGGCTGTTCGGGCTGGAGGTTGTGCGCCGCGAGGGGTTCCTCGCCGACCCTGCCGATCGCGCCGCCGTGGCGATGGCGATCGATCGCACTGCGCTGACTCAGGCGGTGATGCCCGACTGGACCCCGGTCGAAAATGTGCTGCCCGCCCAGCTCGATTCGGCGGTGCCCCCCGCCGTCCCTTCGTGGCAGCCGCTCAGCCTCGACGCGCGCCGCGCCGCCGCGCGCCAGCGCGTCGCGGCGTGGAAGGCGGAGCATCCGGGTCCGCTGGCGCTGCGCATCGCGCTTCCCGCGGGTCCCGGCGGCAATCTGGTCTGGGCCCATGTCGCCGCCGGGCTGATCACGATCGGCATCGCGCCCGAGCGGGTGGCGCACGATGCCCCCGCCGACCTCCGCCTGATCGACGCGGTCGCGCCCTATGACAGCGGGCGGTGGTTCCTCGCGACGGCGTGCGGCGGCTGCACCGGCGATGCCGCGACGCTGGTCGATGCCGCGCGCGACGCCCCCGATCTCTACAACCGCGCGCACCGCATTGCAGAGGCCGATGCGGCGCTCACCGCCGATTCGGGATACATCCCTATCGCCCAGCCGCTGCGATGGTCTATCGTCGCGCTTCGGCTGAAGGCGTGGCAACGGAACACGCGCGCGTGGCACCCGTTGAACCACCTGCGAAACGAGACGGAGTAG
- a CDS encoding DUF4112 domain-containing protein, giving the protein MASGLGGLSLGKDAASVRGRVVAMEKLLERGFTIPGTNQQFGLDLLLNFIPVGGSFIAAAMGSYMVWEARNLGMPKSAMVRMAGNIGFDWLLGLIPFVGAVPDFFFRSNTRNLRIIKRHLDRHHPSTAVVDHP; this is encoded by the coding sequence ATGGCATCAGGACTGGGCGGCTTGTCGCTGGGCAAGGACGCCGCCTCGGTGCGCGGGCGCGTCGTCGCGATGGAGAAGCTGCTCGAACGCGGCTTCACCATCCCCGGCACCAACCAGCAATTCGGGCTCGACCTGCTGCTCAACTTCATCCCCGTCGGCGGCAGCTTCATCGCCGCCGCAATGGGCAGCTACATGGTGTGGGAGGCCCGCAACCTCGGCATGCCCAAAAGCGCGATGGTCCGCATGGCGGGCAATATCGGGTTCGACTGGCTGCTCGGCCTGATCCCGTTCGTCGGCGCGGTACCCGATTTCTTCTTCCGCTCGAACACCCGCAACCTGCGGATCATCAAGCGCCACCTCGACCGCCACCACCCGTCGACCGCGGTGGTGGATCATCCTTGA
- a CDS encoding acylneuraminate cytidylyltransferase family protein, which produces MPDALNPYRDISVVIPVREGSSRVREKIFLPFHEQMTLLDWKIAQLLEVQSPDRIFLSSNSDRVRAAAERAGVGFLPRSDYLSTGHDASFSEVITGIVKDVPTAHFAWVTVVVPLMTPEEYREGFDLYLRDVAGAGSHDSLVSVNLVKEYFWNAAGALNYRADRGHTISQELPDWFRVTNGLYMRSVADTLREGYFLGPQPVMHRVGKASGIDIDEYEDYEHAVALKARYLEGRGGAGHGPARIAA; this is translated from the coding sequence ATGCCTGACGCCCTCAATCCGTACCGCGATATTTCGGTTGTGATCCCCGTGCGCGAGGGCAGCAGCCGCGTGCGCGAGAAGATATTCCTGCCCTTTCACGAACAGATGACGCTGCTCGACTGGAAGATCGCGCAGTTGCTCGAAGTGCAGAGCCCCGACCGCATCTTCCTCAGTTCCAATTCGGACCGGGTTCGCGCCGCGGCCGAGCGGGCAGGCGTGGGCTTCCTGCCCCGCAGCGACTATCTGAGCACCGGGCATGACGCATCGTTCAGCGAAGTGATCACGGGCATCGTCAAGGACGTGCCGACCGCGCATTTCGCCTGGGTAACGGTGGTCGTGCCGCTGATGACGCCCGAAGAATATCGCGAGGGGTTCGACCTGTACCTGCGCGACGTGGCCGGCGCGGGCAGCCATGACAGCCTGGTCTCGGTCAATCTGGTGAAGGAGTATTTCTGGAACGCGGCGGGCGCGCTGAACTATCGCGCCGATCGCGGCCATACGATCAGCCAGGAACTGCCCGACTGGTTCCGCGTCACCAACGGGCTGTACATGCGATCGGTGGCGGACACGCTGCGCGAAGGCTATTTCCTGGGTCCGCAGCCGGTGATGCACCGCGTGGGCAAGGCATCGGGAATCGATATCGACGAATATGAGGATTACGAGCACGCCGTGGCGCTGAAGGCCCGGTATCTGGAGGGGCGCGGCGGCGCGGGCCATGGACCGGCGCGTATCGCCGCCTGA
- a CDS encoding transposase, whose product MKRLSADGDPLEVLARIVDFEAFRPTLVAALGYSDGTKGGRPPYDPVVMLKVLVLAAQNNVADGRMEWLIRDRLSWLRFLGFDLGAATPDANTIRMFRERLTAVGALDTLFADFDRQLKARGYLPMGGQIVDATLVAAPKQRNTEAEKAAVKAGRSAAEIWPDEPARGQCQEFRVRVGGLNIMPPWL is encoded by the coding sequence ATGAAGCGCCTTTCAGCGGACGGCGATCCGCTGGAGGTGCTGGCGCGGATCGTGGACTTTGAAGCGTTTCGGCCGACGCTGGTAGCTGCACTGGGCTATTCCGACGGTACCAAGGGTGGTCGTCCGCCCTACGATCCGGTGGTGATGCTGAAGGTGCTGGTGCTGGCGGCGCAGAACAACGTGGCCGACGGGCGAATGGAATGGCTGATCCGGGATCGGCTGAGCTGGCTGCGCTTCCTGGGCTTCGATCTTGGCGCAGCGACGCCGGATGCGAACACGATCCGCATGTTCCGCGAGCGGCTGACTGCGGTCGGCGCGCTCGATACGCTGTTTGCCGATTTCGACCGCCAGTTGAAGGCGCGGGGCTATCTGCCGATGGGGGGTCAGATTGTCGATGCAACGCTGGTCGCCGCGCCCAAACAACGCAACACCGAGGCCGAGAAGGCCGCGGTGAAGGCGGGCCGGAGCGCTGCCGAGATCTGGCCGGACGAACCCGCCAGGGGGCAGTGTCAGGAATTTCGTGTGCGGGTGGGCGGATTGAACATTATGCCGCCATGGCTCTGA